One segment of Nostoc piscinale CENA21 DNA contains the following:
- the kdpB gene encoding potassium-transporting ATPase subunit KdpB, translated as MKTNTTPRLPQGIRDSRKHTPKADMRGLYQRAIKESFVKLHPKIAVRNPVMFIVWVGTIVTFLVTLDPNLFGTIQADVNQQRLLNGLITLILFFTVVFANFAEAVAEGRGKAQADSLRSTRSDTIANKILPDGSIQTVNSTELRRGDLVKVVANNMIPADGEVIQGIGSVDESAITGESAPVLKQPGTDIASSVTGGTRLLSDELTIRITADPGKGFIDRMISLVEGAERTKTPNEIALTVLLAVLTQVFLIVVATMPPFVNYIANFISTVFGAEAGNSLRAGASVAILISLLVALIPTTIGGLLSAIGIAGMDRVAQFNVIATSGRAVEACGDINTLVLDKTGTITLGNRMADEFIPVNSYTIEDVARVARAASVFDETPEGRSIVKLAETYHIGVDFDINQAEGVEFSAKTRMSGTNLPNSKQVRKGAVDAIKSFVRSRGGHIASDVDAAYERVSRLGGTPLAVCQDDQIFGVIYLKDIVKPGLRERFDQLRRMGVKTIMLTGDNRITAGVIAQEAGVDDFIAEATPEDKIGVIRAEQSQGKLVAMTGDGTNDAPALAQANVGLAMNSGTQAAKEAANMVDLDSDPTKLIDLVTIGKQLLITRGALTTFSIANDIAKYFAIIPTIFAAAGIGALNIMGLKSAQSAIISALIYNALIIPVLIPLALTGVKFRPLTADQLLRRNIFIYGLGGIVAPFIAIKLIDVILPLA; from the coding sequence ATGAAAACCAACACAACACCTCGTCTTCCTCAAGGAATCCGTGACTCGCGCAAACATACCCCCAAAGCAGATATGCGGGGACTCTACCAAAGAGCGATTAAAGAGTCATTTGTCAAACTCCACCCAAAAATAGCTGTCCGTAACCCAGTCATGTTTATTGTCTGGGTAGGAACAATTGTTACCTTCCTCGTTACCCTCGACCCTAATTTATTCGGCACAATTCAGGCAGATGTTAACCAACAACGCTTATTAAACGGGTTAATTACACTCATCTTGTTTTTCACCGTGGTGTTTGCCAACTTTGCCGAAGCCGTGGCCGAAGGACGGGGTAAAGCCCAGGCTGATTCTTTACGCTCCACCCGTTCTGATACCATTGCTAATAAAATTCTCCCCGATGGTTCAATTCAAACAGTCAATTCTACAGAACTGCGACGCGGCGATTTAGTCAAAGTAGTAGCTAATAACATGATTCCCGCCGATGGCGAAGTGATTCAAGGAATTGGTTCTGTAGATGAGTCAGCCATCACAGGAGAATCAGCACCGGTACTCAAACAACCAGGTACAGATATTGCCAGTTCAGTTACAGGCGGTACGCGCTTACTTTCTGATGAATTAACAATTCGGATTACGGCTGATCCTGGTAAAGGCTTTATTGACAGGATGATTTCTTTGGTGGAAGGCGCAGAACGCACCAAAACACCCAACGAAATTGCCTTAACAGTACTGTTAGCAGTGTTAACCCAAGTCTTTTTAATTGTGGTGGCAACAATGCCGCCCTTTGTTAACTATATTGCTAACTTTATCAGTACAGTATTTGGTGCGGAAGCCGGCAACAGCTTACGGGCGGGTGCGAGTGTTGCGATTTTGATTTCCTTGCTGGTTGCTTTGATACCAACAACCATCGGTGGTTTGCTGAGTGCGATCGGCATTGCGGGGATGGATAGAGTAGCGCAATTTAATGTGATTGCCACCTCTGGACGCGCCGTCGAAGCCTGTGGTGATATCAATACGCTGGTGCTAGATAAAACAGGTACAATCACCTTGGGCAACCGAATGGCGGATGAGTTTATCCCTGTTAACAGTTACACCATCGAAGATGTCGCCAGAGTTGCCCGCGCTGCCAGTGTATTTGATGAAACACCAGAAGGTAGATCAATTGTCAAACTGGCAGAAACTTATCACATTGGTGTAGATTTCGATATCAATCAAGCAGAAGGTGTAGAATTTTCTGCCAAAACCCGGATGAGTGGGACAAATCTCCCCAACAGTAAACAAGTTCGTAAAGGGGCGGTAGATGCAATTAAAAGCTTTGTTCGCTCTCGTGGAGGCCATATTGCTAGTGATGTTGATGCAGCCTACGAGCGAGTTTCGCGGTTAGGCGGTACACCTTTAGCCGTTTGTCAAGATGATCAAATTTTTGGGGTTATCTATCTCAAAGATATTGTCAAACCCGGTTTGCGTGAAAGATTCGACCAACTCCGGCGGATGGGTGTAAAGACAATTATGCTCACGGGTGATAACCGCATTACAGCTGGTGTGATTGCTCAAGAAGCAGGTGTTGATGATTTTATCGCTGAAGCCACACCAGAAGACAAAATTGGTGTAATTCGCGCCGAACAATCTCAAGGTAAGTTAGTAGCAATGACTGGAGATGGTACGAATGATGCACCCGCATTAGCTCAAGCTAACGTAGGTTTAGCGATGAACTCTGGAACACAAGCCGCTAAAGAAGCCGCTAACATGGTGGATTTAGATTCTGACCCCACCAAGTTAATTGATTTGGTAACTATTGGTAAACAGTTATTAATTACCCGTGGGGCGTTAACTACTTTTTCTATTGCTAATGATATTGCTAAGTATTTCGCCATTATTCCCACTATTTTTGCGGCGGCGGGAATTGGCGCACTCAACATTATGGGACTGAAAAGCGCCCAATCAGCAATTATCTCAGCACTAATTTACAACGCCCTAATTATTCCGGTACTGATTCCTTTAGCACTGACAGGAGTCAAATTCCGTCCCCTAACAGCAGATCAATTATTAAGGCGCAACATTTTTATTTATGGTTTGGGCGGAATTGTTGCCCCTTTTATCGCCATCAAATTAATTGATGTCATCCTACCTTTGGCTTAA
- a CDS encoding potassium-transporting ATPase subunit F — translation MKTFRLPQISAEIIDFTADYRIPKLPLYIFLGMCFNLLVAPVVYAATGESFSHVQAWSLGLLGLVTLSLSTYLFFVMFVPEKF, via the coding sequence ATGAAAACTTTTCGTTTACCTCAAATATCGGCAGAAATAATTGATTTTACTGCTGATTACCGCATTCCAAAACTGCCTTTGTATATTTTTCTAGGAATGTGTTTCAACCTTTTGGTTGCACCTGTTGTTTATGCTGCTACTGGAGAAAGTTTTTCCCATGTTCAAGCTTGGTCATTAGGTCTTTTAGGACTAGTAACTTTGAGCCTTTCTACTTATTTATTTTTTGTTATGTTTGTTCCGGAGAAATTCTAA
- the kdpC gene encoding K(+)-transporting ATPase subunit C, whose translation MSFAREVNRAIRSTFVLWVIGAIIYPFVMLGIGQIILPFQVNGSLIKNSQGQVIGSSLIGQPFTSERYFNSRPSTTSYSTADPKKDEAGVLKTGVSGASNLAPSNSALIERIKGKDDPDPSKRVEGDLNRLKTAGIQPTADLVYTSGSSLDPHITPEAAKAQVNRVAKARGLQPQQLETLIAQNIDNRFLGIFGEPGVNVLKLNLALDALKSAS comes from the coding sequence ATGAGTTTTGCACGCGAAGTTAACCGAGCCATTCGTTCTACTTTCGTTCTTTGGGTAATTGGCGCTATTATTTATCCCTTTGTGATGCTCGGTATTGGACAGATTATTTTGCCATTTCAAGTAAACGGTAGTCTGATTAAAAATAGCCAAGGTCAAGTGATTGGCTCTAGTTTAATTGGTCAACCTTTCACTTCCGAAAGATACTTTAATAGTCGTCCTAGTACCACCAGTTACAGCACTGCTGATCCAAAAAAAGATGAAGCGGGAGTGTTAAAAACTGGGGTTTCTGGTGCGAGTAATTTAGCCCCAAGTAATTCAGCCTTAATTGAACGTATCAAAGGTAAAGATGATCCTGACCCCAGCAAACGGGTTGAAGGTGATTTAAATCGGTTAAAAACAGCAGGTATCCAACCTACCGCCGATTTAGTTTACACCTCTGGTTCGAGCCTCGACCCCCACATTACCCCGGAAGCTGCCAAAGCACAAGTTAACCGTGTAGCCAAAGCGCGAGGACTCCAACCCCAACAGTTAGAAACTTTGATTGCTCAAAATATCGATAATCGCTTTTTGGGTATTTTTGGTGAACCAGGAGTTAATGTTTTGAAATTGAATTTAGCTTTGGATGCGTTGAAGTCTGCGAGTTAG
- a CDS encoding ribonuclease T2 family protein, whose amino-acid sequence MVRSLKQTLALVLLLVFSFILFPHPALALVPLESQFTTAVGACEAVSSIKKGTNPGNVRLQPGQTYQIVGQNKDNPTHYLLEIASASPSRRWVPVSCVNAEGVPSDTTGKIPPVIPVAVGNDYLLAVSWQPAFCESKPEKTECQTLAKNPDRPEATNFALHGLWPQPESNIYCGVSKSDIGFDKAKTWSKLPPVESELSPETWARLQVIMPGTASNLHRHEWIKHGTCYQGTPEEYFSESIALIDALNKSPIQALVASNIGRQVTLKDIDQALSSFAADAGDKIEVKCTNAILGELWLNLTGDITPSSLIGDLLTNSPKAKLEKFKSCLIDDARS is encoded by the coding sequence ATGGTGCGATCGCTCAAACAAACGCTTGCATTAGTACTTTTATTGGTATTTTCGTTTATTTTATTTCCTCACCCGGCTCTAGCATTGGTTCCGCTGGAGAGTCAATTTACCACCGCCGTTGGTGCTTGTGAAGCCGTAAGCTCGATTAAAAAAGGCACAAACCCCGGCAATGTCAGATTACAGCCGGGACAGACTTATCAAATAGTTGGTCAAAATAAAGATAACCCTACTCACTACCTGCTAGAAATTGCTAGTGCCAGTCCCTCTCGGCGTTGGGTTCCTGTTAGTTGCGTTAATGCTGAGGGTGTGCCTTCCGACACAACTGGAAAAATCCCGCCTGTAATTCCTGTGGCTGTAGGTAATGACTATTTACTTGCAGTAAGTTGGCAACCCGCTTTTTGTGAAAGCAAACCCGAAAAAACTGAGTGTCAAACTTTAGCCAAAAACCCAGACCGTCCAGAAGCTACCAACTTCGCCTTACACGGTTTATGGCCTCAGCCAGAATCTAATATTTATTGCGGAGTCAGCAAAAGTGACATCGGTTTTGATAAGGCAAAAACTTGGTCAAAGTTGCCTCCTGTAGAATCAGAACTGTCGCCTGAGACTTGGGCAAGGCTACAAGTAATCATGCCAGGAACAGCTTCCAATTTGCACCGACATGAATGGATTAAGCATGGTACTTGCTATCAGGGTACGCCGGAGGAATATTTTTCTGAGTCCATTGCTTTAATTGATGCTTTGAATAAATCGCCTATTCAAGCATTAGTGGCTAGTAATATTGGCCGCCAAGTTACCCTCAAAGATATTGATCAAGCCTTGTCATCTTTTGCGGCTGATGCTGGGGATAAGATAGAAGTTAAATGCACAAATGCAATATTAGGTGAACTGTGGCTTAACCTCACAGGTGATATTACTCCAAGCAGCTTGATTGGTGACTTGTTAACCAATAGTCCCAAAGCCAAGCTTGAAAAGTTTAAATCTTGCTTAATTGATGATGCACGTAGTTAA
- a CDS encoding APC family permease, translating into MAKSMFSTKRLNRRFMRWLLAENRREKEGPYQKEEAHRQHPWWQVMCLTGVDYFSTLGYQPGIAALAAGALSPIATLILVLLTLFGALPIYRRIAAKSPHGEGSIAMLEHLLSWWQGKLLVLCLLGFVATDFIITITLSAADATAHIIENPLTPSLLHSQSIAITLMLIALLGVVFLRGFKEAIGIAVFLVAVYLLLNLVVISIGLYHIAINPGAIANWQTALFARNNNFFLLIGLAILLFPRLALGLSGFETGVTVMPLVQGSSSDTPEMPRGRIRNTRKLLTAAAVIMSFFLLTSSFVTTLLIPAAEFATGGKANGRALAYLAHLYLGNGFGTIYDLSTISILWFAGASAMAGLLNIVPRYLPRYGMAPSWALLTRPLVLVYTAIAFVVTIIFQANVEAQGGAYATGVLVLISSAAFAVTLSAHRHRSIQGRIVFALITLVFIYTTIVNIIERPEGIKIATFFIGAIIFTSLVSRVWRSTELRVEQIEVDENAREFIAEESQGAIRIIANRLNVGNEQEYLLKEKEVREDNHIPPTDPVLFLEILISDASDFTDVIRVKGVKVGEYRILRAESAAVPNAIAALLLYIRDQTGQIPHAYFGWVEGNPIQYLLRFILFGEGDIAVVTREVLRRAEKNPHRRPGIHVGG; encoded by the coding sequence ATGGCTAAATCAATGTTCTCAACAAAACGGCTCAATAGACGGTTTATGCGCTGGTTACTGGCAGAAAACCGCCGCGAAAAGGAAGGGCCTTACCAGAAGGAAGAAGCACACCGCCAGCATCCTTGGTGGCAAGTTATGTGCTTAACCGGTGTAGATTATTTTTCTACTCTTGGATATCAACCGGGAATTGCAGCATTGGCAGCAGGTGCGCTTTCTCCTATTGCTACGCTGATTTTGGTTTTATTAACGCTCTTTGGTGCTTTACCCATCTACCGCCGTATTGCTGCTAAAAGCCCACATGGTGAAGGTTCTATTGCTATGTTGGAGCATTTGCTTTCTTGGTGGCAAGGCAAATTACTGGTATTGTGTCTACTTGGCTTTGTGGCAACTGACTTTATTATTACTATTACTCTGTCTGCCGCTGATGCCACAGCCCATATCATTGAAAATCCGCTGACACCAAGTCTGCTGCACAGTCAAAGCATTGCTATTACCTTAATGTTAATTGCTTTACTCGGTGTAGTTTTCTTGAGAGGCTTTAAAGAAGCAATTGGGATTGCGGTATTTTTAGTGGCAGTTTATCTGCTGTTAAATTTAGTTGTCATTAGCATTGGGTTATATCATATTGCAATTAACCCAGGTGCGATCGCAAATTGGCAGACAGCACTTTTCGCCCGAAATAACAATTTCTTTCTCCTCATCGGCTTGGCTATCTTGTTGTTTCCTCGGCTGGCTTTGGGTTTATCTGGATTTGAAACTGGTGTCACAGTCATGCCCCTAGTTCAAGGTAGCAGTAGCGATACCCCAGAAATGCCCAGAGGACGAATTCGCAATACCCGCAAGCTACTGACGGCTGCGGCTGTCATTATGAGCTTCTTTTTGCTGACTAGCAGTTTTGTCACTACTCTATTGATTCCAGCCGCAGAATTTGCTACAGGCGGAAAAGCTAATGGTCGCGCCTTGGCTTACCTAGCACATCTTTATTTAGGCAATGGCTTCGGTACAATTTACGATTTAAGCACCATTTCGATTTTGTGGTTTGCTGGGGCATCAGCAATGGCAGGACTGCTAAATATTGTGCCTCGTTACTTACCACGTTATGGGATGGCACCAAGTTGGGCGCTATTAACACGTCCACTTGTATTAGTATATACAGCCATCGCCTTCGTAGTTACAATTATTTTCCAAGCAAATGTAGAAGCGCAAGGTGGTGCTTATGCAACTGGTGTGTTGGTACTAATTAGCTCCGCCGCCTTTGCGGTTACTTTATCAGCCCATCGTCATCGTTCTATACAAGGTAGAATTGTTTTTGCTTTAATTACACTGGTCTTTATCTATACGACCATTGTCAACATCATTGAGAGGCCAGAAGGGATTAAAATCGCTACGTTCTTCATTGGTGCAATCATCTTTACTTCCTTAGTTTCCCGTGTTTGGCGCTCAACGGAATTGCGGGTAGAACAAATAGAAGTTGATGAAAATGCCCGTGAATTTATTGCAGAAGAAAGCCAGGGCGCGATCAGAATCATTGCAAATCGCTTAAACGTAGGTAATGAACAAGAATATTTATTAAAGGAAAAAGAGGTACGTGAAGACAACCATATTCCACCGACAGATCCAGTGCTGTTTCTTGAGATTTTGATATCAGATGCGTCAGATTTTACTGATGTGATCAGAGTCAAAGGCGTAAAAGTTGGGGAGTATAGGATTTTACGTGCAGAAAGCGCCGCAGTCCCAAATGCGATCGCCGCTTTGTTGCTTTATATTCGTGACCAAACTGGTCAAATTCCTCACGCTTACTTCGGTTGGGTAGAAGGAAATCCCATCCAGTACTTACTGCGGTTTATCTTGTTTGGTGAAGGTGACATTGCTGTAGTTACCCGTGAAGTCCTACGTCGTGCTGAGAAAAATCCCCACAGGCGGCCGGGGATTCACGTTGGTGGTTAA
- a CDS encoding peptidoglycan DD-metalloendopeptidase family protein, translating into MPPQSISQEIGQQLPALVDEDKTKFFPEIKQTKLPSEQVQPLATTSAPATPEIAAPTDTDTAYEVKPGDTLAAIANRYNTTVAELAKLNNISNPNQLQINQKLILPSVNVNRNGAISIPVAVSQPSVQLTNNVKVAGVPVNTASSNPNVSLAPVSPVFVNNNTVKPTAATNNPTQTNTTNGVGGDTPVPKVFTELQPGSQTQRVARNRNNERLQSLQAEIQRLQEKYRNQESGNGGNVVAQAVTDTDKNSIAIPVPVAVPSNLAVTKPVSGNKTFAVPIPVPTPILPSYNAQPVKPEFSAIRSTTDEPINPEFLPNRARVTVPPIGVNAADSPRRMRGTKVSPQLPPLAAVDQYLPKPIDETIPPPSTSSVAYIWPAKGVFTSGYGWRWGRMHKGIDVANATGTPVYASADGVIEKAGWNKGGYGNLVDIRHPDGSMTRYGHNSKILVRAGQQVRQGETIALMGSTGFSTGPHTHFEIHPSGKGAVNPIAFLPQQNRI; encoded by the coding sequence TTGCCACCTCAAAGCATCAGTCAAGAAATTGGGCAACAGTTACCTGCATTAGTGGATGAAGACAAAACCAAGTTCTTTCCTGAAATCAAGCAAACAAAACTCCCAAGTGAACAGGTACAGCCATTAGCAACAACATCTGCACCTGCTACACCAGAAATTGCAGCACCAACGGATACTGATACCGCTTACGAAGTTAAGCCGGGAGATACTCTAGCTGCGATCGCTAACCGATACAACACCACGGTTGCAGAACTAGCCAAGCTCAACAATATCAGTAATCCAAATCAGCTCCAAATTAATCAAAAACTCATCCTGCCATCGGTCAATGTTAACCGTAATGGTGCAATCTCAATACCTGTGGCAGTTAGTCAGCCTAGTGTACAGTTGACCAACAATGTCAAAGTTGCTGGTGTACCTGTCAACACTGCCAGCAGTAACCCCAATGTATCTTTAGCACCAGTTTCACCGGTTTTTGTCAACAACAATACTGTTAAACCAACCGCAGCAACAAACAACCCAACACAGACAAATACTACTAACGGTGTAGGTGGTGATACTCCCGTACCCAAAGTCTTTACTGAATTACAGCCAGGTAGTCAAACTCAAAGGGTCGCAAGAAACAGAAACAACGAGCGTCTTCAGAGTTTACAGGCTGAAATTCAAAGACTACAGGAAAAATACCGCAATCAAGAGTCTGGTAATGGTGGTAATGTAGTTGCCCAAGCGGTTACTGATACAGACAAAAACAGTATTGCTATTCCAGTTCCTGTAGCTGTTCCTAGCAACTTGGCAGTTACTAAGCCAGTATCTGGAAATAAGACTTTTGCTGTACCCATCCCTGTTCCAACACCAATTTTACCGAGCTACAACGCTCAACCAGTTAAGCCCGAATTTAGTGCTATTCGCAGCACTACTGACGAGCCAATTAACCCAGAGTTCTTGCCTAATCGCGCTAGGGTAACAGTACCACCCATTGGAGTCAATGCGGCTGATTCTCCTAGAAGAATGCGGGGAACGAAAGTATCGCCACAACTACCGCCTTTGGCAGCAGTCGATCAATACTTGCCCAAACCAATTGATGAAACCATTCCTCCGCCTTCCACCTCATCTGTAGCTTATATTTGGCCAGCCAAAGGTGTATTTACCTCTGGATATGGTTGGCGTTGGGGCAGAATGCACAAAGGTATTGACGTTGCTAACGCCACTGGTACACCAGTTTATGCCTCGGCAGATGGCGTGATTGAAAAAGCAGGCTGGAACAAAGGTGGCTACGGTAATCTTGTGGATATTCGTCACCCTGATGGTAGTATGACCCGCTATGGTCATAACAGCAAGATTTTGGTGCGTGCAGGTCAGCAAGTGCGTCAAGGCGAAACTATTGCTTTAATGGGTAGCACTGGTTTCAGTACTGGGCCACACACTCACTTTGAAATTCATCCATCAGGTAAGGGCGCAGTTAACCCAATTGCCTTCTTACCACAACAAAACCGCATTTAG
- a CDS encoding tRNA (cytidine(34)-2'-O)-methyltransferase, translating to MPQVVLVNPQIPPNTGNIARTCAATGTELHLVGPLGFEISDRYLKRAGLDYWPYVKLHNHESLAAFKDFHQQRGGRCLGFSVRGSSNYTQFQFDSNDWLLFGSETTGLSPEALSICDTTLYIPMFEPGVRSLNLSVSVAIGLFEARRQLGYLV from the coding sequence ATGCCCCAAGTTGTTTTAGTAAATCCGCAAATTCCACCCAATACAGGCAATATAGCGCGTACTTGTGCAGCTACAGGCACAGAATTACATTTAGTAGGGCCGTTGGGGTTTGAAATTAGCGATCGCTACCTCAAACGAGCCGGTTTAGATTATTGGCCTTATGTCAAACTCCACAATCATGAATCGCTGGCAGCTTTTAAAGACTTTCATCAACAGCGTGGAGGTCGATGTCTAGGTTTTTCTGTGAGGGGGAGTAGTAATTACACACAATTTCAATTTGATTCTAATGATTGGCTACTGTTTGGTAGCGAAACCACTGGCTTATCACCAGAAGCATTATCAATTTGTGATACAACCCTTTATATTCCGATGTTTGAGCCAGGGGTTCGTAGTCTGAATCTGTCAGTCAGCGTTGCCATCGGCCTGTTTGAAGCAAGGCGACAACTCGGTTATCTAGTGTAG
- the gshA gene encoding glutamate--cysteine ligase, giving the protein MVLLKGFEIEMYTGTPQGEIVGLSDKIVADLNGFMREPDSRNVEYITKPSTSYENLLCALLSPRRELRKYLQRLGNYTLIPGSTLSLSGGDRFFRSDPSNPYHDYIEQTYGTNVVTASVHINVGINDPETLMRACRVIRLEAPLFLALSASSPFFNGQATGYHSTRWGVFPQTPSYVPLFTSHAHHIQWVEEQLVAGTMQNVRHLWVSVRPNGDRRPYDLNRLELRICDLVTDPIALLAITALLEARLLQIIDNPDLDPLTNSKLSPEELIALTTNNEIAAASGSLDAQLQHWQDGRTILARDWIAELYQEVWAIAKQQGFSCFLSPLHKILREGNEAQQWLQLHSVGFDCQRVISQAIVATQERELELEHKLCSSLLA; this is encoded by the coding sequence GTGGTACTGCTAAAGGGCTTTGAGATTGAGATGTACACTGGCACACCTCAAGGTGAAATTGTTGGTCTCTCCGATAAAATTGTTGCCGACTTAAATGGGTTTATGCGAGAACCAGACAGTCGCAACGTGGAATACATAACAAAGCCATCCACAAGTTACGAAAATCTTTTGTGTGCTTTATTAAGTCCGCGCCGAGAATTACGCAAGTACCTCCAGCGTTTGGGTAACTACACTTTGATACCTGGAAGTACTTTGTCTTTAAGTGGGGGCGATCGCTTCTTTCGTTCTGACCCAAGCAATCCTTATCATGATTATATTGAGCAGACCTACGGCACAAATGTAGTGACTGCCAGTGTTCACATTAATGTGGGTATTAATGACCCAGAAACATTAATGCGGGCTTGTCGAGTTATTCGCTTAGAAGCACCCTTGTTTCTGGCGCTAAGTGCTTCATCACCCTTTTTCAATGGTCAAGCCACTGGCTATCACTCGACTCGTTGGGGCGTATTTCCCCAAACTCCCAGCTACGTACCATTATTTACCAGCCATGCCCATCATATTCAGTGGGTAGAAGAACAGTTAGTAGCTGGAACAATGCAAAATGTCCGGCATTTATGGGTATCAGTCAGACCAAATGGCGATCGCCGTCCTTATGATCTCAATCGTCTCGAATTGCGAATTTGCGATTTAGTCACAGATCCCATTGCTTTACTCGCAATTACCGCATTGTTAGAAGCACGTTTATTGCAGATCATTGATAACCCTGATTTAGATCCTTTAACTAACAGTAAATTATCACCAGAAGAATTAATTGCACTAACTACTAACAATGAAATAGCAGCTGCTAGTGGTAGCTTGGATGCTCAACTACAACATTGGCAAGATGGCAGAACTATTTTAGCCAGAGATTGGATTGCAGAACTATATCAAGAAGTTTGGGCGATCGCTAAACAACAAGGTTTTAGCTGTTTCTTGTCACCATTGCATAAAATTTTGCGTGAAGGCAATGAAGCCCAGCAATGGCTACAACTTCATAGCGTCGGTTTTGACTGTCAGCGCGTTATTTCCCAGGCGATTGTGGCAACACAAGAACGAGAACTGGAACTAGAACATAAATTGTGTTCTTCCTTACTGGCTTAA
- a CDS encoding DUF2231 domain-containing protein, with product MLDFFTSLNDHNLPYPDTLHPIVVHFVIAMVLFAFFCDLVGYFTGKSRLFEVSWWNMFVATIAIFVAIIFGQFEAGLAQPYDVAKSVLNIHTLIGWSLSGLIATITAWRYVIRSHNPQKLPIHYLAVGFVLVAIVGLQVYLGDELVWVYGLHTVPVVEAVKDGMLP from the coding sequence ATGCTTGATTTTTTTACATCGTTGAACGACCATAATCTCCCCTATCCAGATACACTACATCCCATTGTTGTTCACTTTGTAATTGCAATGGTATTGTTTGCATTTTTCTGTGACTTAGTAGGTTATTTTACTGGCAAATCTCGCTTATTTGAGGTGAGTTGGTGGAATATGTTTGTCGCTACGATCGCCATTTTCGTAGCGATTATTTTTGGACAGTTTGAAGCCGGTTTAGCCCAGCCTTACGACGTAGCTAAATCAGTTTTAAATATTCATACTCTGATTGGTTGGTCACTGTCTGGCCTCATCGCCACAATTACTGCCTGGCGCTATGTAATTCGTTCGCATAACCCGCAAAAATTACCAATTCATTATTTAGCAGTGGGATTTGTCTTAGTTGCAATTGTCGGTTTGCAAGTCTATTTAGGTGATGAATTGGTTTGGGTATATGGATTGCACACAGTACCAGTTGTTGAAGCTGTCAAGGATGGGATGCTGCCATGA
- a CDS encoding DUF2231 domain-containing protein, whose product MNSELIHQLNVEIGANGLPYTLPIHPNLVHLTIGLFIIGITFDIVGVLFPMQKWVFKFLAITVERANFFDVGWYNMVAATGITFFTVAAGFYEMFLASPPTDVKSAWGMPAMETMLWHGIGGVIILALFVGMTMWRGWQRFSWSKDYDVEVQWSYLFAGVAIMFLMFLHGTLGAQLAAEFGVHNTADRLLQLGEDLNTMLK is encoded by the coding sequence ATGAATTCAGAACTAATTCATCAATTAAATGTAGAAATAGGCGCTAACGGACTACCTTACACTCTGCCTATTCACCCAAATTTGGTGCATCTGACCATCGGTCTATTCATCATTGGTATTACCTTTGATATCGTCGGTGTTTTGTTCCCCATGCAAAAATGGGTGTTCAAATTTTTAGCGATTACTGTTGAACGTGCCAACTTCTTTGATGTGGGCTGGTACAACATGGTGGCGGCAACTGGCATTACCTTTTTTACTGTAGCTGCTGGCTTTTACGAAATGTTCTTAGCTTCTCCACCAACAGATGTGAAGAGTGCATGGGGAATGCCAGCAATGGAAACCATGCTTTGGCACGGTATTGGTGGGGTCATCATCCTGGCTTTATTTGTTGGGATGACTATGTGGAGAGGATGGCAACGCTTTTCTTGGAGTAAAGATTACGACGTAGAAGTGCAGTGGAGTTATTTATTTGCAGGAGTCGCAATTATGTTTTTGATGTTCCTGCACGGCACATTAGGAGCGCAGTTAGCAGCTGAATTTGGCGTTCACAACACCGCAGATAGACTACTGCAATTAGGCGAAGACCTGAACACAATGCTCAAATAA